The proteins below come from a single Panicum hallii strain FIL2 chromosome 7, PHallii_v3.1, whole genome shotgun sequence genomic window:
- the LOC112901185 gene encoding cold-responsive protein kinase 1-like, with product MGCCFLFGKKAEQAVQGDDDVHSVKVFSYNDLRKATQDFSGGNKIGEGGFGSVFRGVLRDGTVVAVKVLSATSRQGVREFLTELTAISDIKHENLVTLIGCCAEGSHRILVYNYLENNSLSQTLLGTRYSNIRFNWRSRVKIAVGVARGLAFLHEEIRPPIIHRDIKASNILLDKDLTPKISDFGLARLLPPNATHVSTRVAGTLGYLAPEYAIRGQVTKKSDIYSYGVLLLEIVSGRCNTNTRLPSEDQFLLERTWGLYEEGRLEEIIDIDIGDDLDVEEACGFLKIGLLCTQDAMARRPNMTNVVRMLTGEKRIPVDKITRPAMITDFADLKVSSKEQRTSETRSPTTKSSFTTTELFSLSETPTQSSM from the exons ATGGGTTGCTGCTTTCTGTTTGGAAAGAAAGCTGAACAGGCCGTACAAGGCGATGATG ATGTACATAGTGTGAAAGTCTTCTCTTACAATGACTTGAGAAAGGCTACACAAGATTTCAGTGGCGGAAATAAGATTGGCGAGGGTGGTTTTGGTTCGGTCTTCAGG GGAGTGCTTAGAGATGGGACCGTAGTTGCAGTGAAAGTTCTATCCGCTACATCAAGGCAAGGTGTCCGGGAGTTTTTGACTGAACTAACAGCAATATCTGACATCAAGCACGAAAATCTCGTCACTCTTATCGGTTGCTGCGCTGAAGGCTCTCACAGAATCCTTGTTTATAATTACCTTGAGAACAACAGCCTTTCACAGACATTGCTAG GAACCAGATATAGTAACATTCGGTTCAACTGGCGGTCACGTGTCAAAATTGCTGTGGGTGTTGCCCGTGGTCTTGCATTTCTCCATGAGGAAATCCGACCTCCCATTATCCACCGCGACATAAAGGCGAGCAACATTCTTCTTGACAAGGATCTCACCCCAAAAATTTCTGATTTTGGGTTGGCGAGGCTCCTACCACCCAATGCAACTCATGTCAGCACCCGAGTTGCCGGCACATT AGGATACCTGGCTCCTGAATATGCAATCCGAGGTCAAGTGACAAAGAAGTCCGACATCTATAGTTATGGAGTTCTTCTTTTAGAAATTGTTAGTGGAAGATGCAACACCAATACAAGATTACCTTCTGAAGATCAATTCCTTCTTGAAAGG ACATGGGGACTCTACGAGGAAGGACGTTTGGAAGAGATCATTGATATCGACATAGGGGACGACCTGGACGTCGAGGAGGCATGCGGGTTCTTGAAGATTGGCCTGCTATGCACACAGGACGCAATGGCACGTCGTCCCAACATGACCAATGTTGTCCGGATGCTCACAGGGGAGAAGAGGATCCCCGTAGACAAGATCACTAGGCCCGCCATGATCACCGACTTTGCGGATCTCAAGGTCAGCAGCAAGGAGCAAAGAACAAGTGAGACACGCTCTCCCACCACAAAATCGTCGTTCACCACAACAGAACTATTCTCGTTGTCGGAAACGCCCACGCAGT